In one window of Posidoniimonas corsicana DNA:
- a CDS encoding N-acetylglucosamine-6-phosphate deacetylase → MEQHQFIDLQVNGYGGVDFNSDGLTADQLRRACVLLREQGTSQVLATLITDDLAAMRRRAKRLSGFIRSSPDVARTLVGIHLEGPFISPAAGYVGAHPAAAVRPASVEDAKLLIDSCEGLARLVTLAPEHDEQAATTHYLADQGVIVSAGHCNPSADDLDRASDAGLSMFTHLGNGCPLELPRHDNIIQRVLSRADRLRVCMIADGVHIPFFALKNYLQAAGLERTIVVSDAIAAAGCGAGEYELAGQRVVVDENLATWSQDRSHLVGSALSLPRAFQNLREQVGLSEADALRLTVENPRAALEGT, encoded by the coding sequence ATGGAACAGCATCAATTCATTGACCTGCAGGTGAACGGCTACGGCGGGGTCGACTTCAATTCCGATGGGCTAACCGCCGACCAGCTGCGCCGGGCGTGCGTTCTGCTCCGCGAGCAGGGCACGAGCCAGGTGCTGGCGACCCTGATCACCGACGACCTGGCGGCGATGCGTCGGCGTGCGAAGCGGCTGTCCGGCTTTATTCGCTCGAGTCCGGACGTGGCCCGCACACTGGTCGGCATCCACCTCGAGGGGCCATTCATCAGCCCCGCCGCCGGCTACGTGGGGGCCCACCCGGCGGCGGCGGTGCGGCCGGCTAGCGTCGAGGACGCGAAGCTGCTGATCGACAGCTGCGAAGGGCTGGCCCGGCTGGTCACGCTTGCCCCCGAGCACGACGAGCAGGCCGCGACGACCCACTACTTGGCGGACCAGGGGGTGATCGTCTCGGCCGGGCACTGCAACCCGTCGGCGGATGATCTCGACCGGGCTAGCGACGCCGGGCTGTCGATGTTCACGCACCTGGGGAACGGCTGCCCGCTCGAACTGCCGCGGCACGACAACATCATCCAGCGGGTGTTGAGCCGAGCCGACCGGCTGCGGGTCTGCATGATCGCTGACGGCGTCCACATCCCGTTCTTCGCGCTGAAGAACTACCTGCAAGCCGCCGGCCTTGAGCGGACCATTGTCGTCAGCGACGCCATTGCGGCCGCCGGCTGTGGTGCGGGCGAGTACGAGTTGGCCGGGCAGAGGGTCGTTGTCGACGAGAACCTGGCGACCTGGTCGCAGGACCGTTCGCACCTGGTTGGCTCGGCGCTCAGCCTCCCCCGTGCTTTCCAAAACCTCCGCGAGCAGGTTGGGCTCAGCGAGGCAGACGCCCTGCGGCTGACGGTGGAGAACCCGCGGGCGGCGCTCGAAGGAACTTAG
- a CDS encoding pectinesterase family protein, whose amino-acid sequence MNKAFIDQAVCVAFLLLLATGLRVSAEAPDAVVAGDGSGDYTIIQAAIYGAPYRASGPPWVIQVKPGRYEERVYVQRERGHLRLVGDDPATTILTGGLHAKMEGPDGEAIGTFRTPTLQIDGDGFEVENLTIENSAGPVGQALALRTDGDRLVFRNCRLLGWQDTVFLNRGRVYFERCTIEGHVDFIFGGAVAWFEDCGIHCRGGGYVTAASTPREQPYGFVFHNCRLTAAPDAKVYLGRPWRPYAMTAFVDCELGDAVRPEGWHIWAVRDPSTIRYSERGNAGPGADTDTREPWAREESPPLSIEKVFGGADPWRPVVTREPKVGP is encoded by the coding sequence ATGAATAAGGCGTTTATCGACCAGGCAGTATGTGTCGCGTTCTTACTCCTGCTCGCGACTGGTCTGCGCGTCAGCGCTGAAGCGCCGGACGCGGTAGTCGCGGGCGATGGGAGTGGCGACTACACGATTATCCAGGCTGCCATCTACGGCGCTCCCTATCGCGCATCGGGGCCTCCCTGGGTGATCCAGGTGAAGCCCGGTCGGTACGAGGAGCGGGTATACGTGCAGCGCGAGCGTGGCCACCTGCGGCTGGTGGGCGACGACCCGGCCACGACGATCCTGACCGGCGGCCTGCACGCCAAGATGGAAGGGCCGGACGGCGAGGCGATCGGCACGTTTAGAACGCCGACGCTGCAGATAGATGGCGACGGCTTCGAGGTCGAGAACCTGACGATCGAGAACTCGGCCGGCCCGGTCGGACAGGCGCTGGCGCTCCGCACCGATGGCGACCGGCTCGTGTTCCGAAATTGCCGACTCTTGGGCTGGCAGGATACGGTGTTCTTGAACCGGGGTCGGGTCTACTTCGAACGGTGCACAATCGAGGGGCATGTCGACTTCATCTTTGGCGGCGCGGTCGCGTGGTTTGAGGACTGCGGCATCCACTGCCGCGGCGGCGGGTATGTCACCGCGGCGTCGACGCCGCGCGAGCAGCCCTATGGATTCGTCTTCCACAACTGCCGGCTGACCGCGGCGCCCGACGCGAAGGTCTACCTCGGCCGGCCCTGGCGCCCGTACGCGATGACGGCGTTTGTCGATTGCGAACTCGGCGACGCGGTCCGACCGGAGGGCTGGCACATCTGGGCCGTGCGTGACCCATCGACGATCCGGTACAGCGAGCGCGGCAATGCCGGCCCCGGCGCCGACACGGACACGCGTGAGCCGTGGGCTCGGGAGGAGTCGCCGCCGTTGAGCATCGAGAAGGTGTTCGGCGGCGCCGATCCGTGGCGCCCTGTTGTGACAAGGGAGCCCAAGGTAGGCCCCTGA